The following coding sequences are from one Bacteroidales bacterium window:
- a CDS encoding TolC family protein, giving the protein MKNILLSFMIGLLPVFSITAQQPLGEAVKMSLEECIEYALDNNYNRQSIELDESVRENAYHQSKMERLPNLSANLSENLNHTQNRSATWDGSYGVSANVTLFQGGQINATIEKNRLSYEQAGLKTTQYDNTLIINILQSFLTTIGNEELLNYQRSLVTASEAQVEQGEARLAAGEILESDFLLLKAQLASDSNNVLETTINRDNSLMSLKNLLSMDLDIPLELIYPDTERIDLLKHLPAEDAVLEQAMTSMPDIEISNYNVEIAQAGLRISRSAYYPTLSLNGSIGSGHQQNFNQYGTQLSDRFNQQAGLTLSIPIFNKGKTKANVTQSRIALEQAELAQKQTTLDLQQTIIGEYRNVMASISKYESSEIREEAYLRSFETYTQKYNAGSITTVELLQQQNNYISAMNDYIQSKYGFLLKRKMLDVYLGEPVNM; this is encoded by the coding sequence ATGAAAAATATTTTGTTATCGTTTATGATCGGGTTGTTACCGGTGTTTTCCATAACAGCCCAACAACCTTTGGGAGAAGCGGTGAAAATGTCATTGGAGGAGTGTATCGAATATGCTTTAGACAACAATTACAACCGTCAATCCATAGAATTGGACGAATCGGTCAGGGAAAATGCCTACCACCAATCCAAAATGGAAAGATTACCGAATTTATCGGCAAATCTGAGTGAAAACTTAAACCATACCCAGAACCGTTCCGCAACATGGGATGGCAGCTATGGTGTATCTGCCAATGTAACGCTTTTTCAAGGCGGTCAGATCAATGCGACGATCGAGAAAAACCGGTTATCGTACGAACAGGCAGGATTGAAAACCACCCAGTATGATAACACGCTTATCATCAATATACTTCAATCCTTTCTTACCACCATTGGCAATGAGGAACTGTTGAACTATCAACGCAGCCTTGTTACAGCCAGTGAAGCACAGGTTGAGCAGGGGGAAGCCCGTTTGGCAGCAGGTGAGATACTGGAAAGTGATTTCCTGCTCCTGAAAGCACAACTGGCATCCGACAGCAACAATGTGCTGGAAACAACCATCAATCGCGACAATAGCCTGATGTCGCTGAAGAATCTGCTCTCGATGGATCTCGACATACCATTGGAATTGATCTATCCTGATACGGAGCGGATCGATCTGCTCAAACATCTACCCGCCGAAGATGCCGTATTGGAACAAGCCATGACGTCAATGCCCGATATCGAAATCAGCAATTACAATGTAGAAATCGCACAGGCAGGTTTACGAATATCCAGGTCGGCATACTATCCGACATTATCGCTGAACGGAAGCATTGGCTCAGGGCACCAGCAGAATTTCAATCAATACGGCACTCAGCTTTCAGATCGCTTTAACCAACAGGCTGGTCTGACACTCAGCATCCCGATATTCAATAAAGGAAAGACAAAAGCAAATGTTACCCAAAGTCGTATCGCACTTGAACAGGCCGAATTAGCGCAGAAACAAACCACCCTTGACCTTCAGCAAACCATTATCGGAGAATACCGTAATGTTATGGCATCAATCAGTAAATATGAAAGTTCTGAAATCCGGGAAGAAGCTTATCTGAGATCATTTGAAACCTATACGCAGAAATATAACGCGGGATCTATCACCACCGTTGAGCTGTTACAGCAACAAAATAACTACATCAGCGCCATGAACGATTATATCCAAAGCAAATACGGCTTTTTGCTGAAACGAAAAATGCTGGATGTCTATCTTGGAGAACCTGTCAACATGTAA
- a CDS encoding 2-hydroxyacid dehydrogenase — MKKKDEIVFFGTKPYDRESFDMVNPGFGFNIHYHKSHLNIDNIVLVQGAEIICFFVNDIADEPVINALYDQGVKLLALRNAGFNNVDLKAAQGKMRVVRVPAYSPYAVAEHAVALMMSLNRKIHRASWRTRDGNFSLHGLIGFDMHGKTVGIIGTGTIARVLIRILKGFGMKILAYDIFPDKKYAEEEQISYVPLDELYRHSDIISLHVPLTDETRYMINEASIAKMKDNVMIINTGRGQLIHTNALIDGLKGKKIGAAGLDVYEEEGEYFYEDVSDQIIDDDTLARLLSFNNVIVTSHQGFFTKEALYNIALTTLQNIKDFKEGKELVNEIKYQ; from the coding sequence ATGAAGAAAAAAGATGAAATCGTTTTTTTTGGAACCAAGCCCTATGACCGTGAAAGTTTCGACATGGTCAATCCAGGGTTTGGTTTCAATATCCATTATCATAAGAGCCACCTGAACATAGATAATATCGTTTTGGTCCAGGGTGCTGAAATCATTTGTTTTTTTGTAAACGACATTGCTGATGAGCCTGTTATCAATGCTTTATATGATCAGGGGGTTAAACTATTGGCCCTGCGTAATGCCGGATTCAATAATGTGGACCTCAAAGCCGCCCAGGGAAAAATGCGGGTGGTAAGGGTTCCTGCCTATTCCCCTTATGCAGTGGCAGAGCATGCAGTAGCTTTAATGATGTCGCTCAATCGAAAAATACACAGGGCTTCATGGAGAACAAGGGACGGTAATTTTTCCCTTCATGGCCTTATCGGATTCGACATGCATGGAAAAACTGTCGGAATTATCGGAACCGGTACGATTGCCCGCGTTTTGATCCGTATATTGAAAGGATTCGGAATGAAAATCCTTGCTTATGATATATTTCCGGATAAAAAATATGCTGAAGAGGAACAAATCAGCTATGTACCCTTAGACGAACTATACCGCCATTCCGATATTATCTCGCTGCATGTCCCATTGACCGATGAAACCCGGTATATGATCAATGAAGCGTCCATTGCCAAAATGAAAGACAATGTAATGATCATCAACACCGGACGTGGACAATTGATCCACACTAATGCATTGATCGACGGATTGAAAGGAAAAAAAATCGGAGCTGCAGGATTGGATGTATATGAAGAAGAAGGAGAATATTTTTATGAGGATGTATCTGACCAGATCATTGATGATGATACACTGGCACGCCTGCTTTCTTTTAATAATGTAATCGTTACCTCACATCAGGGATTTTTCACTAAAGAAGCGTTATACAATATTGCGTTAACAACGCTTCAAAATATAAAAGATTTTAAAGAAGGAAAGGAATTGGTCAACGAAATCAAATATCAATGA
- a CDS encoding MBL fold metallo-hydrolase, with protein sequence MRHLKPFLFTIIAIVGFSCSSKNDFTLWQLPSQINTIGNSYVFLTDNGKVVVMDGGVKEEALYLRGFLAALGNEIEAWFVSHPHFDHVGALTEILRSPQGISIKKIYYSEFSPSYLDTEPMYSEAAYLFYDHLKSSGIPLVNIQDPGQEINIDGVLFKILTVTNETIKNNTYNNSSMAIKVTGKSKTILFLADLGIEAGDLLLKSPYRDDLDCDYLQVSHHGQKGVSKDFYRTIKFNACLWPTPSWVYNNDIGKGFNTHEFETVEIRELMEELGIKKHYVSCEGLHKIR encoded by the coding sequence ATGAGGCATCTCAAACCTTTTCTTTTCACTATCATCGCCATCGTTGGCTTTTCATGTTCTTCAAAAAATGATTTTACACTCTGGCAATTGCCCTCTCAAATCAATACTATTGGAAATTCTTATGTATTCCTTACCGATAATGGAAAAGTAGTAGTAATGGATGGTGGTGTAAAAGAAGAGGCGTTATATCTGCGTGGTTTTTTGGCAGCTCTTGGAAATGAAATAGAAGCATGGTTTGTGAGCCATCCACACTTTGATCATGTAGGAGCGCTCACTGAAATCCTCCGGTCCCCGCAAGGTATTTCCATAAAGAAAATTTACTATTCCGAATTTTCTCCTTCGTATCTGGATACCGAACCCATGTATTCCGAAGCAGCCTATCTTTTTTATGATCATTTGAAATCTTCCGGTATTCCACTCGTCAATATTCAGGATCCCGGACAAGAAATCAATATCGACGGTGTGCTTTTCAAGATACTTACTGTTACCAATGAAACCATTAAAAACAATACCTACAACAATTCCAGCATGGCGATAAAAGTAACAGGCAAAAGCAAAACCATACTTTTCCTTGCTGACCTTGGCATTGAAGCGGGTGATTTGTTACTGAAAAGCCCATACAGGGACGATCTGGACTGCGATTATCTGCAGGTGTCACATCACGGACAAAAGGGTGTTAGCAAGGATTTTTACCGGACCATTAAATTTAACGCCTGCCTTTGGCCCACCCCATCATGGGTATATAACAACGATATTGGAAAAGGATTCAATACCCATGAATTTGAAACGGTAGAGATACGTGAGTTAATGGAAGAACTGGGCATTAAAAAGCATTATGTCAGTTGTGAAGGCTTACATAAGATCAGGTAA
- a CDS encoding DMT family transporter, translated as MLLTGIAVLLRILTNPLANVFQKQLTNRDHHPLFINFLTFFILSVVCIPLAIHVGWFSFSYDFWLYCLLMGLMGSIGNGFLIKALQSGDLSVLGPVNSYKSVVGIIVGFFLLGEVPGWWGVLGIVLIIWGSYFVLDTTKERFSFRLLKRKDIQYRIWAMLLTAIEAVFIKKIILLSSTTVSFIVWCWFGAAFSFLLLFVNHVKLKDGLKRLKKKVIPLYLYLVLCIGVMQYTTNYVFNHMEVGYGLALFQLSTIVSIFLGYHVFKEQDIVKKLIGSVIMVAGSIIIILLK; from the coding sequence ATGTTACTCACAGGAATTGCGGTTTTACTGAGGATCTTAACCAATCCGTTGGCGAATGTCTTCCAGAAGCAACTGACCAACCGCGATCATCATCCGCTTTTTATAAACTTTCTCACATTTTTCATATTAAGTGTTGTTTGTATCCCACTTGCTATTCATGTCGGATGGTTTTCATTTTCCTACGACTTCTGGTTGTATTGTTTGTTGATGGGGCTGATGGGATCCATTGGCAATGGGTTTCTCATTAAGGCACTTCAATCAGGGGATTTGTCTGTATTGGGGCCCGTCAATTCCTATAAATCGGTGGTAGGGATCATTGTCGGTTTTTTCCTTCTTGGTGAAGTGCCCGGTTGGTGGGGTGTATTGGGAATAGTACTAATTATCTGGGGCAGTTATTTTGTATTGGACACTACGAAAGAACGTTTTTCCTTCAGGCTTTTGAAAAGGAAAGATATTCAATACCGGATATGGGCCATGCTACTCACTGCAATTGAAGCTGTATTTATCAAAAAGATCATCCTGTTGTCTTCCACTACGGTTTCATTCATTGTATGGTGTTGGTTTGGAGCTGCTTTTTCATTCTTATTGCTGTTTGTCAATCACGTAAAGTTGAAAGACGGTTTAAAACGTCTGAAAAAGAAGGTGATCCCTCTGTACCTGTATCTGGTGCTTTGTATAGGTGTAATGCAATATACCACTAACTATGTTTTCAACCATATGGAAGTGGGGTATGGGCTGGCTCTTTTCCAGCTTTCTACCATTGTAAGCATATTCCTTGGTTATCATGTTTTTAAAGAACAGGACATTGTGAAAAAACTGATAGGATCTGTGATTATGGTAGCAGGATCGATAATTATTATTCTCTTAAAATAG
- a CDS encoding esterase family protein, translating into MKRFIVVFVLMAGVTSVIWSQRGQVFETRTVKSTILKADRKYSIYLPAGYDQTDLSYPVLYLLHGSGDDHTGWVQFGQVQHIADKAIEEGKAAPMIIVMPDANTGTKGYFNVIDGSFNYEDFFFKELIPHIEKTYRVRTERRYRAVSGLSMGGGGTIFYALHQPDMFAAAAPLSAATGNWDFEQFKSRYNNQGNLTEQQMQDYYNRHSIENILKNAGQEELKKIKSVRWYISCGDDDFLYEGNSRMHILFRKSEVFHEYRVKDGGHTWTYWRNELPIVMEFVSKSFTQF; encoded by the coding sequence ATGAAAAGATTTATTGTGGTATTTGTCCTGATGGCAGGGGTTACATCTGTGATTTGGTCCCAGAGGGGACAGGTTTTTGAAACACGCACGGTAAAAAGTACGATCCTTAAAGCAGACCGTAAATATTCGATCTATTTGCCTGCCGGATATGATCAGACAGACCTGAGTTATCCGGTATTGTATTTATTGCACGGAAGCGGTGATGATCACACCGGATGGGTTCAGTTCGGACAGGTGCAACATATTGCTGACAAAGCAATTGAAGAGGGGAAAGCTGCTCCCATGATCATTGTGATGCCTGATGCCAATACCGGAACAAAGGGATATTTTAACGTTATTGACGGTTCTTTCAATTATGAAGATTTCTTTTTTAAGGAGTTGATCCCTCATATCGAGAAAACCTACAGGGTTCGAACTGAAAGGCGTTACCGTGCAGTTTCCGGACTTTCGATGGGAGGGGGAGGAACTATTTTTTATGCCCTTCACCAGCCGGATATGTTTGCAGCTGCCGCTCCTTTGAGTGCAGCAACGGGTAACTGGGATTTTGAACAGTTCAAATCAAGGTACAATAATCAGGGAAATCTGACAGAACAACAGATGCAGGATTATTACAACCGGCATAGTATTGAAAATATCCTGAAAAATGCCGGACAGGAGGAGCTTAAGAAGATAAAAAGTGTCCGTTGGTACATCAGTTGTGGTGATGACGATTTTCTGTACGAAGGCAACAGCAGAATGCACATTTTATTTCGTAAAAGCGAGGTATTCCACGAATACAGGGTAAAAGACGGCGGTCATACATGGACATACTGGCGGAATGAGTTGCCAATTGTAATGGAGTTCGTATCCAAATCCTTTACACAATTTTAG
- a CDS encoding DUF4249 domain-containing protein, with product MYRSIFYFFIIITMTYSCTARIDIDTEASTPYLVIYGYITTDTMQHSIKITRSNGFFATTKPEGIRNAEVSISDDDKTYILSESDDEPGLYLTTPDVYGIEGKTYSLSVSVEGQVYGATSYLPASIILDTVVLRPSTAFSKAIELAFSAKIGTSANYYKYNVYNENKSLMDTLYKFYTISDEYINRDKEVEGLTCYFFFDDEKDDLLTGNKITLRMDVITKEFYDHIYKAQSEVGASIPLFSGPPANVGTNIQRMTPSDMTPVAGFFTAYSSRRKSTFVEAGLVKP from the coding sequence ATGTATCGTTCTATTTTTTATTTCTTCATTATCATAACAATGACTTATTCGTGTACCGCCCGAATTGATATCGACACGGAAGCTTCAACCCCCTATCTGGTCATTTATGGTTATATCACGACTGATACCATGCAACATTCCATCAAAATCACCCGGTCAAACGGTTTCTTTGCCACCACCAAACCCGAAGGAATCAGGAATGCAGAAGTATCCATCAGTGATGATGATAAAACCTATATCCTGTCCGAAAGTGATGACGAACCGGGTCTTTATCTGACAACTCCTGATGTATACGGAATTGAAGGGAAAACATATTCATTGAGCGTTTCTGTTGAAGGACAGGTTTATGGCGCTACCTCCTATTTACCAGCATCTATCATATTGGATACTGTTGTTCTTCGTCCATCCACCGCTTTTTCCAAAGCCATTGAATTAGCATTCAGCGCCAAAATCGGAACATCTGCCAATTATTATAAGTATAATGTATACAATGAAAATAAAAGCCTGATGGACACATTGTATAAATTCTATACTATTTCCGACGAGTATATCAACAGAGATAAAGAAGTTGAGGGATTAACCTGTTATTTTTTCTTTGATGATGAAAAAGACGACCTCTTAACAGGCAATAAAATTACATTACGAATGGATGTGATCACTAAGGAATTTTATGACCATATCTATAAAGCCCAGTCCGAAGTCGGGGCTTCCATCCCGCTTTTCAGTGGTCCTCCTGCTAATGTCGGTACGAACATACAACGAATGACACCATCCGATATGACTCCGGTAGCCGGTTTCTTTACAGCTTATTCAAGTAGGCGAAAAAGCACTTTTGTAGAAGCCGGATTAGTGAAACCCTAG
- a CDS encoding efflux RND transporter periplasmic adaptor subunit, with protein MKTKFNFKITNMVKRVSTSALVVVLSLASCSNKQVYFNTITVNDQTTVEVKVMATGTIQPVEVVDVGTQVSGVIEKIYADYNSHVEKGQLLAELDKLTLQEKLNQANASQTRAESELNYARQNHDRIKQLYETKAATQVSYEEAVNRLVQAETSLDDAKANVHQAKVNLSYAYVYSPIDGVVLDRSVNVGQTVAAAFSTPTLFKIAEDLTKMQVEADVDEADIGMVKVGQPVSFTVDAYNNDLFKGTVSQIRLQPKTTNNVVTYTVIVEAPNPGEKLFPGMTANIYVEVDKEQGISVPVEALRFASDPETTQKYGITPAQNKSGSQVIVQKDGITSFRNIELGIDDGIHAIVRSGLATGEEVALSASTEKKKDAVQSNGNSVLARNNK; from the coding sequence ATGAAAACTAAATTCAATTTCAAAATTACCAATATGGTAAAACGGGTGAGCACATCTGCCCTGGTAGTTGTCTTATCCTTAGCTTCCTGCAGCAACAAGCAGGTATATTTCAACACCATAACAGTCAATGACCAAACGACTGTTGAAGTCAAAGTGATGGCCACAGGAACCATACAGCCTGTTGAAGTGGTTGATGTAGGAACCCAGGTATCAGGAGTGATCGAGAAAATTTATGCCGATTACAATTCACATGTCGAAAAAGGACAGTTGCTGGCCGAACTGGATAAGCTCACCTTGCAGGAAAAACTGAACCAGGCCAATGCATCGCAGACCAGGGCTGAAAGCGAACTGAATTATGCACGTCAGAATCATGACCGTATCAAACAGTTATACGAAACAAAGGCCGCCACACAGGTTTCCTATGAAGAAGCGGTCAATCGTCTGGTTCAGGCAGAAACATCACTGGACGATGCTAAAGCAAATGTCCACCAGGCAAAAGTCAACCTTTCCTATGCATACGTATATTCACCCATCGATGGTGTAGTCCTCGACAGGTCAGTGAATGTGGGACAGACAGTAGCAGCAGCATTCAGTACACCCACCCTGTTCAAAATAGCCGAAGACCTGACAAAGATGCAGGTAGAAGCAGATGTTGACGAAGCAGATATAGGTATGGTCAAAGTTGGACAACCAGTGTCTTTTACAGTGGATGCCTATAACAACGATTTATTTAAAGGCACCGTAAGTCAGATACGCCTGCAGCCCAAAACCACCAACAATGTGGTTACCTATACCGTGATTGTGGAAGCGCCTAACCCCGGTGAAAAACTGTTTCCGGGAATGACAGCCAATATTTATGTGGAAGTAGATAAAGAACAGGGTATTTCCGTTCCGGTTGAAGCATTACGGTTTGCGTCGGATCCGGAAACCACACAGAAATATGGAATTACACCCGCACAGAACAAGTCAGGTTCACAGGTCATCGTACAAAAAGACGGTATAACATCCTTTCGTAATATTGAATTAGGAATTGATGACGGAATACATGCCATTGTTCGTTCAGGACTCGCAACAGGTGAAGAAGTCGCACTTTCAGCCAGCACGGAAAAGAAAAAAGATGCTGTACAAAGTAACGGCAATTCTGTCTTAGCACGTAACAATAAATAA
- a CDS encoding class I fructose-bisphosphate aldolase, whose amino-acid sequence MSSTKVIDLLGDKQEYYLAHTCKTIDQSLLHLPSPNIIKDVWCPSDRNNRTLNSLQALLGHGRLSDTGYVSILPVDQGIEHTAGASFAPNPLYFDPENIVKLAIEGGCNAVASTFGVLGAVARRYAHQIPFIVKINHNELLTYPNSYDQILFGTVKSAWEMGAVAVGATIYFGSEESRRQIVEIAEAFDYAHELGMATILWCYLRNNGFKKEGTDYHTSTDMTAQANHLGATIKADIVKQKLPTLNGGFEALHFGKVDQRMYKKLSSPHPIDMCRYQVANGYMGRVGLINSGGESTGKSDLRDAVITAVVNKRAGGMGLISGRKAFQKPMNEGVELLHAIQDVYLNEKITIA is encoded by the coding sequence ATGAGCTCAACAAAAGTTATCGACCTACTGGGTGATAAACAGGAATACTACCTTGCCCATACATGTAAAACGATTGATCAGTCCTTGTTGCATTTACCTTCTCCCAATATCATTAAGGATGTGTGGTGTCCGAGCGACCGGAATAACCGTACATTAAACAGTTTGCAGGCACTACTCGGTCATGGACGTTTGTCCGATACGGGTTATGTTTCCATTCTTCCTGTAGATCAAGGCATTGAACATACGGCCGGAGCTTCTTTTGCACCCAATCCGTTATATTTCGATCCTGAAAATATTGTAAAACTAGCCATTGAAGGCGGATGTAATGCTGTAGCTTCTACATTTGGTGTCCTTGGCGCGGTCGCACGCAGATATGCACATCAGATTCCGTTTATTGTGAAAATTAACCACAATGAACTTTTGACCTACCCTAACAGCTACGACCAGATTTTATTCGGTACTGTAAAAAGTGCCTGGGAAATGGGAGCCGTTGCTGTAGGTGCCACCATTTATTTCGGTTCGGAAGAAAGCCGTAGGCAGATCGTTGAAATAGCGGAAGCATTTGATTATGCCCATGAATTGGGAATGGCCACTATCCTGTGGTGTTATTTACGCAACAATGGATTCAAAAAAGAGGGCACCGATTACCATACATCTACGGATATGACAGCACAGGCCAATCATTTAGGCGCTACCATCAAAGCCGATATCGTAAAGCAAAAACTACCCACCCTGAACGGAGGTTTTGAAGCGCTTCACTTTGGTAAGGTTGATCAACGGATGTACAAGAAACTAAGTTCACCGCACCCGATTGATATGTGTCGTTATCAGGTAGCCAACGGATATATGGGACGTGTCGGGTTAATCAATTCCGGCGGTGAATCAACCGGAAAATCTGATCTGCGCGATGCGGTAATCACTGCCGTTGTGAATAAACGGGCAGGAGGTATGGGATTGATCAGCGGGAGAAAAGCTTTCCAAAAGCCGATGAATGAAGGTGTGGAATTGCTCCATGCTATTCAGGATGTATATCTTAATGAAAAAATTACCATCGCCTGA
- a CDS encoding TlpA family protein disulfide reductase, with amino-acid sequence MKPILSFFIVSLFLVSFVSAQQADDRSYIVKVGDTPPDFTMVLTNGKKVRLSETKGKVVMLQFTASWCGVCRKEMPYIERDIWQKHKNNPDFVLWGIDRDEPLETVLKFAETTKITYPLGLDPKADIFALYAERKSGITRNVIIGKDGKIAMLTRLFDEKEFKEMTELIERLLKK; translated from the coding sequence ATGAAGCCGATCCTATCATTTTTTATTGTATCTCTATTTTTAGTATCATTCGTATCAGCCCAACAAGCCGATGATAGAAGTTATATTGTAAAAGTAGGGGATACGCCTCCGGATTTCACCATGGTGTTAACCAACGGTAAAAAAGTACGTTTGTCAGAAACTAAAGGGAAGGTGGTCATGTTGCAATTTACGGCAAGCTGGTGTGGTGTATGCCGTAAAGAAATGCCTTATATTGAACGGGATATCTGGCAGAAGCATAAGAATAACCCGGACTTTGTCTTGTGGGGAATAGACAGGGATGAACCGCTGGAGACCGTATTGAAATTTGCAGAAACGACAAAAATTACCTATCCGTTAGGACTGGATCCCAAAGCAGATATTTTTGCTTTATATGCAGAACGAAAGTCCGGCATTACCCGGAATGTGATCATAGGTAAAGATGGGAAGATAGCCATGCTTACCCGTTTATTCGATGAAAAAGAATTCAAAGAAATGACCGAATTGATCGAACGGTTGCTAAAAAAATGA
- a CDS encoding sigma-70 family RNA polymerase sigma factor, whose product MKRETEFIELIDPYQSIIYKVCLMYASNKEDLNDLFQESLMNLWLAYPNYRSECKVSTWIYRICLNTCISDLRKRGKMQLVPIETGLNVYEDKDSNQLQELYTLIKKLNKMDRALILLWLDEKSYEEIASILQLSKSNVSVRLCRVKEKLKQMSNI is encoded by the coding sequence ATGAAAAGAGAAACTGAATTTATAGAACTGATAGATCCATATCAATCGATAATTTACAAAGTGTGCTTGATGTATGCTAGCAACAAAGAGGATCTGAATGATCTTTTTCAGGAGTCATTGATGAATCTATGGTTGGCATACCCAAACTATAGATCAGAATGTAAAGTATCCACGTGGATTTACCGTATTTGCTTAAATACCTGTATCAGTGATTTAAGAAAAAGAGGTAAAATGCAATTGGTGCCAATAGAAACGGGTTTGAATGTTTATGAAGATAAAGATAGTAACCAACTTCAGGAATTATATACCCTTATAAAAAAACTTAACAAAATGGATCGTGCACTCATTTTATTATGGCTGGACGAAAAAAGCTATGAAGAGATAGCCTCAATCTTACAATTATCTAAGTCAAACGTATCGGTTCGTTTATGCAGAGTGAAGGAAAAGTTAAAACAAATGTCAAATATTTAA